One part of the Streptomyces sp. NBC_00286 genome encodes these proteins:
- a CDS encoding ABC transporter ATP-binding protein, whose translation MASDTHTDTDSASPASPFLLELDDIRAGYGRAALVLRGLTVQVPAGAIVCLVGPNGAGKSTVLKVASGLLAPRSGRVLVDGKDLTGHGPQRMLAAGVAHVLQGHSVFREMTVAENVLLGGYTLRDKQLIAERVEFVRDLFPVVGERWTSLAGLLSGGQQKQVEFARSLMVKPRVVLLDEPSMGLDPKATGVVFEQIVRMRDAGTAVLLVEQNARRALEAADTGCVLDLGRVHVSGPARELLADPQLGELYLGGRPARR comes from the coding sequence TTGGCGTCTGACACGCACACCGACACTGACTCCGCATCGCCTGCCTCTCCCTTCCTTCTCGAACTCGACGACATTCGGGCCGGATACGGCCGGGCAGCTCTGGTGCTGCGCGGGCTGACCGTCCAGGTCCCCGCCGGGGCGATCGTCTGCCTGGTCGGGCCGAACGGCGCGGGCAAGTCCACCGTCCTGAAGGTCGCCAGCGGACTTCTCGCCCCGCGCTCGGGCCGGGTGCTGGTCGACGGTAAGGACCTCACCGGCCATGGACCTCAGCGGATGCTGGCCGCCGGAGTCGCCCATGTCCTCCAAGGGCACAGCGTGTTCCGGGAGATGACGGTCGCCGAGAACGTGCTGCTCGGCGGCTACACCCTCCGGGACAAGCAACTCATCGCCGAGCGGGTGGAGTTCGTACGGGACCTCTTCCCGGTCGTCGGGGAGCGGTGGACGAGCCTGGCCGGGCTGCTCTCCGGAGGGCAGCAGAAGCAGGTGGAGTTCGCGCGTTCGCTGATGGTCAAGCCCCGGGTGGTGCTGCTCGACGAGCCGTCGATGGGGCTCGATCCCAAGGCGACCGGTGTCGTCTTCGAGCAGATCGTACGGATGCGGGATGCGGGCACCGCCGTCCTGCTCGTCGAGCAGAACGCGCGGCGCGCCCTGGAGGCCGCCGACACCGGCTGCGTCCTCGACCTGGGCCGGGTCCATGTCTCGGGCCCGGCACGGGAGTTGCTGGCCGATCCGCAACTGGGCGAGCTGTATCTCGGGGGCCGGCCCGCCCGCCGATGA
- a CDS encoding PQQ-dependent sugar dehydrogenase: protein MTTSPGVRPRSLVLAPLLVLSLLLSALVFLPGTAHAAAEPITDPIPERPATSGIGLTVEEYASFPKTEPPPGPVTDPRLIRHARINYLSELPDGSGRMAVPDLNGKLYFVEDGGGSPHVYLDIAATFSPAFFASQGLGQGFGFVTFDPGFKRNGRFYTVHTELASATTAVPDFRQQAATNYHGIITEWTADDPSADTFQGSRREVLRIGFAGRIHGIQQIDFNPNARPYSSDYGLLYVAVGDGGQGVRNTEPQDLSLPHGKILRIDPRGTNSANGEYGIPARNPFTRTPGALGEIYAYGMRDPHRFSWDTGGGHRMYLGHIGQHAVESVYEVRAGDNLGWSEREGAFIFDKTAADPCDQMLPLPEDDEKYGYTYPVAAYDHDPPADWNCTSDVGRAIVGGFVYRGHDVPQLRGKYVFGDIVDGRLLFADSKDMRRGKKLAQLYDLMVYDESGKRVTMRDLAGDTRVDLRFGQDADGELYLLSKANGKIWKVTGTRTFASCDTGGSTLRNVMAGRNWAPVTPSKWRFPGHEAVLAEPGVQRPGPRRPFEYAVLTAGPAALGSVRIDAEVRIDTPVEITNRDVIIVFDYQSDTKFSYAHLSTDNTIYPHNGIFVVNDADRLRIEDQWNGRTGAPPAITDSDWHKVRVVRCAGNGEIAVYVDGSKYPLMTAVDTTLGSGRVGFGSFDNIGRMRGLKVTYR from the coding sequence ATGACCACATCCCCTGGCGTCAGACCGAGATCCCTCGTACTGGCCCCTCTCCTTGTCCTCTCCCTACTGCTGTCGGCCCTCGTCTTCCTGCCCGGCACGGCGCACGCCGCGGCCGAGCCCATCACCGACCCCATCCCCGAGCGGCCCGCCACCTCCGGCATCGGGCTGACCGTCGAGGAGTACGCCTCCTTCCCGAAGACCGAGCCGCCGCCCGGCCCGGTCACCGATCCACGGCTGATACGTCACGCCCGGATCAACTACTTGAGCGAACTCCCCGACGGTTCGGGCCGGATGGCCGTCCCCGACCTCAACGGCAAGCTGTACTTCGTCGAGGACGGCGGCGGCAGCCCGCACGTCTACCTCGACATCGCCGCCACCTTCTCCCCCGCCTTCTTCGCCAGCCAGGGCCTCGGCCAGGGCTTCGGGTTCGTCACCTTCGACCCCGGCTTCAAGCGCAACGGCCGCTTCTACACCGTCCACACCGAACTGGCCTCCGCCACCACCGCCGTACCCGACTTCCGGCAGCAGGCGGCGACCAACTACCACGGCATCATCACCGAATGGACCGCCGACGACCCCTCGGCCGACACCTTCCAGGGCAGCCGCCGAGAGGTCCTGCGCATCGGCTTCGCGGGCCGGATCCACGGCATCCAGCAGATCGACTTCAACCCCAATGCCCGCCCCTACAGCTCCGATTACGGGCTCCTCTATGTCGCCGTCGGAGACGGCGGTCAAGGTGTCAGGAACACCGAGCCGCAGGACCTCTCCCTCCCCCACGGCAAGATCCTGCGCATCGACCCACGCGGCACGAACAGCGCCAACGGCGAGTACGGCATCCCGGCTCGGAACCCGTTCACCCGCACCCCCGGCGCACTGGGCGAGATCTACGCGTACGGCATGCGCGACCCGCACCGCTTCAGCTGGGACACCGGTGGCGGCCACCGCATGTACCTCGGTCACATCGGACAGCACGCCGTCGAATCCGTCTACGAGGTGCGCGCGGGCGACAACTTGGGCTGGAGCGAGCGCGAAGGCGCGTTCATCTTCGACAAGACGGCCGCCGACCCCTGCGACCAGATGCTCCCGCTTCCCGAGGACGACGAGAAGTACGGCTACACCTATCCCGTCGCCGCCTACGACCACGACCCGCCCGCCGACTGGAACTGCACCTCCGACGTGGGCCGCGCCATCGTGGGCGGCTTCGTCTACCGCGGCCACGACGTGCCTCAGCTGCGCGGCAAGTACGTCTTCGGTGACATCGTCGACGGCCGTCTGCTCTTCGCCGACTCCAAGGACATGCGGCGCGGCAAGAAACTGGCCCAGCTGTACGACCTGATGGTGTACGACGAGAGCGGCAAGCGCGTCACCATGCGGGACCTGGCCGGGGACACCCGGGTGGACCTGCGCTTCGGGCAGGACGCGGACGGCGAGCTGTATCTGCTCTCCAAGGCCAACGGCAAGATCTGGAAGGTCACCGGGACCCGGACGTTCGCCTCCTGCGACACCGGCGGCTCCACGCTCCGTAACGTCATGGCCGGACGGAACTGGGCTCCTGTCACCCCGTCGAAGTGGCGGTTCCCCGGCCATGAGGCCGTCCTCGCCGAGCCCGGAGTCCAGCGGCCCGGACCGCGCCGGCCCTTCGAGTACGCCGTGCTGACCGCGGGTCCGGCGGCTCTCGGCTCCGTACGGATCGATGCCGAGGTCCGTATCGACACCCCCGTCGAGATCACCAACCGGGACGTGATCATCGTCTTCGACTACCAGTCGGACACGAAGTTCTCCTACGCCCATCTGTCGACGGACAACACCATCTATCCGCACAACGGCATCTTCGTCGTCAACGACGCCGACCGGCTCCGGATCGAGGACCAGTGGAACGGCAGGACGGGCGCCCCACCGGCCATCACCGACAGCGACTGGCACAAGGTGCGGGTGGTGCGCTGCGCGGGCAACGGTGAGATCGCGGTGTACGTCGACGGCTCGAAGTATCCGCTGATGACGGCCGTCGACACCACGCTCGGCTCCGGCAGGGTGGGCTTCGGGTCGTTCGACAACATCGGGCGAATGCGAGGCCTGAAGGTCACGTACCGCTGA
- a CDS encoding MFS transporter, producing the protein MTSSPQPAPSAQATTKEPGGGGNAMALLVIASCQLMVVLDITIVNIALPHIQRSLEFSTTSLSWVVNAYTLTFGGLLLLGGRTGDILGRRRVFIFGVLLFVLASLLGGLAQNAGQLLAARALQGVGGAIASPTALSLVSTTFREGPERNRAFGVFAAVSAGGGAIGLLAGGVLVEWLNWRWVLFVNVPIGLLIALAIPRWIKESERHPGHFDIAGALTSTVGMVLLVYGFIRAAQEGWRDGLTVASFAAAVVILTVFILIERQSRQPITPLHMFADRNRAGTYGMMLCLAAAIFGMFFFLTLFTQNVLDFSPLQTGLAFLPVSAVIAIGAGLASQFLPRYGPKPFMVVGGILAATGLAWLTLTDVHSTYAGSVLGPILVFSLGMGMEFVSLTLMALSNVSTHETGAASGLLNATQQVGGSLGLSILVTMFGTASGNEADKQVPRFLEQATPAERLRFERTGDLPPPWADEVLTAGVSAAFIMAAIFAILAALIAVVVIQVRPADLERLGGKGLGPV; encoded by the coding sequence ATGACCAGCAGCCCGCAGCCGGCCCCTTCAGCGCAGGCCACCACCAAGGAACCCGGCGGTGGCGGAAACGCGATGGCTCTGCTGGTCATCGCGTCCTGCCAGCTGATGGTGGTCCTGGACATCACCATCGTGAACATCGCGCTGCCGCACATTCAGCGCTCTCTGGAGTTCTCCACCACCAGCCTGTCCTGGGTGGTCAACGCGTACACGCTCACCTTCGGCGGGCTGTTGCTGCTCGGCGGCCGGACCGGTGACATCCTCGGCCGGCGGCGCGTCTTCATCTTCGGCGTGCTGCTCTTTGTGCTCGCCTCCCTGCTCGGCGGACTCGCGCAGAACGCCGGCCAACTCCTCGCCGCCCGCGCCCTCCAGGGCGTCGGCGGTGCCATCGCGTCCCCGACCGCCCTCTCCCTGGTCAGTACAACCTTCCGCGAAGGCCCCGAACGCAACCGGGCCTTCGGGGTGTTCGCCGCGGTCTCGGCGGGCGGCGGTGCCATCGGCCTGCTCGCGGGCGGAGTCCTCGTCGAGTGGCTGAACTGGCGCTGGGTGCTCTTCGTCAACGTCCCCATCGGGCTGCTCATCGCTCTCGCCATACCCCGCTGGATCAAGGAGTCGGAACGCCATCCCGGCCACTTCGACATCGCCGGCGCGCTGACCTCCACCGTGGGCATGGTGCTGCTGGTGTACGGATTCATCAGGGCTGCGCAGGAGGGCTGGCGGGACGGGCTCACGGTGGCCTCGTTCGCGGCGGCCGTCGTCATCCTCACGGTGTTCATCCTGATCGAGAGGCAGTCCAGACAGCCGATCACGCCCCTGCACATGTTCGCGGACCGTAACCGCGCGGGCACCTACGGCATGATGCTGTGCCTGGCCGCCGCGATCTTCGGCATGTTCTTCTTCCTCACCCTCTTCACCCAGAACGTGCTGGACTTCAGCCCGCTGCAGACCGGTCTCGCCTTCCTGCCGGTCAGCGCGGTCATCGCGATCGGCGCCGGGCTGGCCTCACAGTTCCTGCCCAGATACGGCCCCAAGCCCTTCATGGTGGTGGGCGGCATCCTGGCGGCGACCGGCCTGGCCTGGCTTACCCTGACCGACGTCCACTCCACCTACGCGGGCAGCGTCCTCGGCCCGATCCTCGTCTTCAGCCTGGGCATGGGCATGGAGTTCGTCTCGCTCACGCTCATGGCGCTCTCCAACGTCTCCACACACGAGACCGGCGCCGCCTCCGGACTCCTCAACGCCACCCAGCAGGTCGGCGGTTCGCTCGGCCTGTCCATCCTGGTCACGATGTTCGGCACGGCCAGCGGAAACGAGGCCGACAAGCAGGTCCCGCGCTTCCTCGAGCAAGCAACCCCGGCCGAACGCCTGCGGTTCGAGCGCACCGGGGACCTCCCGCCGCCCTGGGCCGACGAGGTCCTCACCGCAGGCGTCTCAGCCGCCTTCATCATGGCGGCGATCTTCGCCATACTCGCCGCACTGATCGCCGTCGTGGTCATCCAGGTCCGCCCCGCCGACCTGGAACGCCTGGGCGGAAAGGGCCTCGGCCCGGTCTGA
- a CDS encoding GYD domain-containing protein, with protein MSKYLFKVKLTVDGLQGLLKEGGTARREVVDRMVQSLGGRVESMYWAFGDEDAYVTVDLPSNTSAAAMGLITSAAGGVRTSTVVLLSPDEIDDAARQKVDYRAPGA; from the coding sequence ATGTCGAAATACCTCTTCAAGGTCAAGCTGACGGTGGATGGACTGCAAGGACTGCTCAAAGAAGGCGGTACCGCGCGTCGCGAGGTCGTCGATCGCATGGTCCAGAGCCTCGGGGGCCGGGTCGAGTCGATGTACTGGGCTTTCGGTGACGAAGACGCCTACGTCACCGTGGACCTGCCCAGCAACACCTCTGCCGCGGCCATGGGTCTGATCACGTCGGCGGCCGGTGGCGTACGCACGAGCACGGTCGTCCTGCTGTCGCCCGACGAGATCGACGACGCGGCCCGTCAGAAAGTCGACTACCGCGCGCCGGGTGCGTGA